A single window of Arvicanthis niloticus isolate mArvNil1 chromosome X, mArvNil1.pat.X, whole genome shotgun sequence DNA harbors:
- the Znf449 gene encoding zinc finger protein 449 isoform X1 — MAVALGCAIQASLNQGSVLQEYDTDCEVFRQRFRQFQYTEAAGPHEAFNKLWELCCQWLKPKMRSKEQILELLVLEQFLTILPTEIETWVREHCPDNRERVVSLIEDLQRELEIPEPQIDMDDMLLEELAPVGTVPMPPNLHLEEPALQVMEPVQEPPVPDAWIPQAGPQDLNYNADGECQSFLDPGYQLPKLDMNFPLDHREEPWVKDLEDPKEMKQLLDPKIGFEMGIENEEDTSKQKKLENLYPFVVTLEGNALHGPILQKDYVQLENHWETSPEDIQTDLTKLGDPQNPTLGERPESPNQEEPLSPKPPKKKSPGDKPHRCPQCGKCFARKSQLTGHQRIHSGEEPHKCPECGKRFLRSSDLYRHQRLHTGERPYECTVCKKRFTRRSHLLGHQRTHSEEETYKCLECGKTFCHGSSLKRHLKTHTGEKPHRCHNCGKSFSRLTALTLHQRTHTEERPFKCSYCGKSFRQRPSLVIHLRIHTGEKPYKCTHCSKSFRQRAGLIMHQVTHFRGLL, encoded by the exons ATGGCTGTGGCCCTGGGCTGTGCAATCCAGGCCTCCTTGAATCAGGGCTCTGTGCTCCAAGAGTACGACACTGACTGTGAAGTTTTCCGACAGCGGTTCAGGCAGTTCCAGTACACAGAAGCTGCCGGGCCTCATGAAGCATTCAACAAACTCTGGGAGCTTTGCTGCCAGTGGCTGAAGCCAAAGATGCGTTCTAAGGAACAAATCCTGGAACTGCTTGTCCTAGAGCAATTCCTAACTATTCTGCCCACAGAAATAGAGACCTGGGTGAGGGAACACTGCCCAGACAATAGAGAAAGAGTTGTATCACTCATTGAAGACTTACAAAGAGAGCTTGAGATACCAGAACCACag ATTGACATGGATGACATGCTCTTGGAAGAACTGGCACCAGTTGGAACAGTACCCATGCCACCTAACTTGCACCTGGAGGAACCTGCACTCCAAGTGATGGAACCTGTTCAGGAACCCCCAGTGCCAGATGCCTGGATTCCACAAGCTGGGCCACAAGATCTGAACTATAATGCTGATGGTGAATGCCAGTCCTTTCTGGACCCTG GTTATCAGTTACCAAAGCTTGACATGAACTTCCCATTGGATCATAGAGAAGAGCCGTGGGTAAAAGACTTAGAAGATCCCAAAGAAATGAAACAGTTACTTGACCCCAAGATTG GTTTTGAGATGGgaatagaaaatgaagaagatacttcaaaacagaaaaaactggaaaatttgtACCCATTTGTTGTAACTTTAGAAGGGAATGCTCTCCATGGTCCCATTTTGCAGAAAGACTACGTGCAGTTAGAAAATCACTGGGAAACATCCCCCGAGGATATACAAACAGACTTAACAAAACTCGGAGATCCTCAGAACCCCACTCTAGGAGAGAGACCTGAGAGCCCCAACCAGGAAGAACCTCTCAGTCCGAAGCCTCCAAAGAAAAAGAGTCCTGGGGACAAACCTCACCGATGTCCCCAGTGTGGCAAATGTTTCGCTCGGAAGTCACAACTTACTGGGCACCAGCGAATTCATTCAGGAGAGGAACCTCACAAATGCCCTGAATGTGGAAAAAGGTTCCTGCGTAGCTCTGACCTTTACAGACACCAACGACTGCACACGGGAGAAAGACCCTATGAATGCACTGTATGTAAAAAGCGGTTCACTCGGCGCTCGCACCTTCTCGGGCACCAGAGAACCCATTCTGAAGAAGAAACATATAAATGTCTTGAGTGTGGCAAAACCTTTTGTCATGGATCGAGTCTTAAAAGACATCTAAAAACTCATACAGGTGAAAAGCCTCATAGATGTCACAATTGTGGGAAAAGTTTTAGTCGCCTGACGGCACTTACTTTGCACCAGAGAACACACACGGAAGAGAGACCCTTTAAATGTAGTTATTGTGGAAAAAGCTTTAGACAGAGACCAAGCCTTGTAATTCATTTAAGAATCCATACAGGGGAAAAGCCATACAAGTGTACTCATTGTTCTAAAAGCTTCAGGCAGAGGGCAGGCCTTATTATGCACCAGGTCACACACTTTAGAGGACTTCTTTAA
- the Znf449 gene encoding zinc finger protein 449 isoform X2, with protein sequence MDDMLLEELAPVGTVPMPPNLHLEEPALQVMEPVQEPPVPDAWIPQAGPQDLNYNADGECQSFLDPGYQLPKLDMNFPLDHREEPWVKDLEDPKEMKQLLDPKIGFEMGIENEEDTSKQKKLENLYPFVVTLEGNALHGPILQKDYVQLENHWETSPEDIQTDLTKLGDPQNPTLGERPESPNQEEPLSPKPPKKKSPGDKPHRCPQCGKCFARKSQLTGHQRIHSGEEPHKCPECGKRFLRSSDLYRHQRLHTGERPYECTVCKKRFTRRSHLLGHQRTHSEEETYKCLECGKTFCHGSSLKRHLKTHTGEKPHRCHNCGKSFSRLTALTLHQRTHTEERPFKCSYCGKSFRQRPSLVIHLRIHTGEKPYKCTHCSKSFRQRAGLIMHQVTHFRGLL encoded by the exons ATGGATGACATGCTCTTGGAAGAACTGGCACCAGTTGGAACAGTACCCATGCCACCTAACTTGCACCTGGAGGAACCTGCACTCCAAGTGATGGAACCTGTTCAGGAACCCCCAGTGCCAGATGCCTGGATTCCACAAGCTGGGCCACAAGATCTGAACTATAATGCTGATGGTGAATGCCAGTCCTTTCTGGACCCTG GTTATCAGTTACCAAAGCTTGACATGAACTTCCCATTGGATCATAGAGAAGAGCCGTGGGTAAAAGACTTAGAAGATCCCAAAGAAATGAAACAGTTACTTGACCCCAAGATTG GTTTTGAGATGGgaatagaaaatgaagaagatacttcaaaacagaaaaaactggaaaatttgtACCCATTTGTTGTAACTTTAGAAGGGAATGCTCTCCATGGTCCCATTTTGCAGAAAGACTACGTGCAGTTAGAAAATCACTGGGAAACATCCCCCGAGGATATACAAACAGACTTAACAAAACTCGGAGATCCTCAGAACCCCACTCTAGGAGAGAGACCTGAGAGCCCCAACCAGGAAGAACCTCTCAGTCCGAAGCCTCCAAAGAAAAAGAGTCCTGGGGACAAACCTCACCGATGTCCCCAGTGTGGCAAATGTTTCGCTCGGAAGTCACAACTTACTGGGCACCAGCGAATTCATTCAGGAGAGGAACCTCACAAATGCCCTGAATGTGGAAAAAGGTTCCTGCGTAGCTCTGACCTTTACAGACACCAACGACTGCACACGGGAGAAAGACCCTATGAATGCACTGTATGTAAAAAGCGGTTCACTCGGCGCTCGCACCTTCTCGGGCACCAGAGAACCCATTCTGAAGAAGAAACATATAAATGTCTTGAGTGTGGCAAAACCTTTTGTCATGGATCGAGTCTTAAAAGACATCTAAAAACTCATACAGGTGAAAAGCCTCATAGATGTCACAATTGTGGGAAAAGTTTTAGTCGCCTGACGGCACTTACTTTGCACCAGAGAACACACACGGAAGAGAGACCCTTTAAATGTAGTTATTGTGGAAAAAGCTTTAGACAGAGACCAAGCCTTGTAATTCATTTAAGAATCCATACAGGGGAAAAGCCATACAAGTGTACTCATTGTTCTAAAAGCTTCAGGCAGAGGGCAGGCCTTATTATGCACCAGGTCACACACTTTAGAGGACTTCTTTAA